CGTACTCAGGGAAACGATCGCACCGCACCGTGCGCGGTCGCTCAGCGCGGAGTTGACGGGCGTGCCCGATCAGCTCCAGGCGATGTTGCCGGCCGCCGTGAAGCAGGCGAGGGAGCTCGCCCCCCGTCTCCGGCAGATGGGCGGGGCGCTCTATCTCGGCCGGGGATATTCGTACCCCTTGGCGCTGGAAGGAGCGCTCAAGCTCAAGGAGATCACCTACGTTCACGCCGAGGGCCACCCGGCCGGAGAGATGAAGCACGGGCCGATTGCGCTCGTGGGCCCGCGGACGGCAGTCGTCGTCGTGGCGCCTTCCGATCGGCTGCGCGCCAAGACGCTCGGAAACCTCGAGGAGGTAAGGGCTCGCGACGGGTTCGTCATCGCAGTCGGGACGGAGGGCGACGAAGACCTTCGCCGTCTCTCCGACGTCTTCTTTCCGCTGCCACGCACCGACGAATTGATTGCGCCGCTACTGGCGGCGGCACCGCTGCAACTGATCGCGTACGAACTGGCCGCGGCGCTGAGGCGCGACGTGGACCAACCGCGCAATCTCGCCAAGTCCGTGACGGTGGAATGAGGTCTCGGGATGGCGATTCGTGTCCTCCTGGCGGATGACCACCTGGCCGTTCGGCAAGCCTTGCGCACGCTGCTGGCAGCCGAGGGCTTCGAGATAGCGGCCGAAGCCGGCGATGGTCGCGACGCGGTGCGCCTTGCCGCCTCTGTCGGCCCCGACGTCGCCGTGCTCGATCTCAGCATGCCGCGGTTGACGGGCCTCGATGCCGCCCGCGAGCTGCAGGGACAATCGCAGGCAATCCGGATCATCCTGCTCACCCGTCACGAGGAGCCGCAGTACGTGACCGCGGCATTTGGAGCAGGCGTGCACGGCTACGTCCTGAAAAGAAGGGCGGCGAGCGACCTCGTCGAGGCCATCCGCCGCGTTGCGGCGGGCGGCACTTATCTGAGCCCGGAGCTTTCCGACGCGGCGCTTCACGAGCCACCCCCGGGGCGCGGCTGAGGGGCGGCTGAGGCGCATCGCTCCATGGTTTACCTGAACGCGCCCCAATCCTTTCGCTCAATGGAAAACCGACGTTTCACCCGCTTGGACTATTCCGCTGCGATCAAGAGATCCCTCCGTGAAGGGCATGGAGGCGATAGCGGACATGGGCGTGTGCTGCTGGTGCCGGTCGACACTGCTGATCGCAGCGATTGCCGGTGGAGTCCAGGCCGCCGCCGGAAAGCCGTCCGTCGCCTTCTTCTACGG
The sequence above is a segment of the Deltaproteobacteria bacterium genome. Coding sequences within it:
- a CDS encoding response regulator transcription factor, translated to MAIRVLLADDHLAVRQALRTLLAAEGFEIAAEAGDGRDAVRLAASVGPDVAVLDLSMPRLTGLDAARELQGQSQAIRIILLTRHEEPQYVTAAFGAGVHGYVLKRRAASDLVEAIRRVAAGGTYLSPELSDAALHEPPPGRG